One genomic region from Thermoleptolyngbya sichuanensis A183 encodes:
- the cydB gene encoding cytochrome d ubiquinol oxidase subunit II, with translation MENLEHFLTQVWFVILALFLFLYVMLDGFDLGVGILSLTSSDEERRSILMTSLGNVWDANETWLVLMGGALFGAFPLAYGTILNALYIPIFGMIFGLIFRAVAFEFREHSTNKVFWNLAFGVGSFTAALFQGFALGSVLEGIAVDEAGHFVGSIWDWLDWRSLLVALTLIQGYVLIGSTYLILKTDGELQNTHYRTAKLAAITTLIGAVLITIVTPVVYENARAKLFHQPEVYIFALIPALGIVLVGLLLRSLNRKAEVTPLIWTILLFLLTFVGLGLVVFPYIIPPDITIYQAAAAPSALVFMIIFIGFLIPIMLFYNIYNYIVFRGKVSGVHYTE, from the coding sequence ATGGAAAATTTAGAACACTTTCTAACACAGGTCTGGTTTGTCATCTTGGCTCTGTTCCTGTTCCTTTATGTCATGCTAGATGGCTTTGATTTAGGTGTGGGTATTTTGTCGCTGACGAGTTCTGATGAAGAACGACGCAGCATTCTCATGACCAGCTTGGGAAATGTTTGGGATGCGAATGAAACTTGGTTGGTACTGATGGGCGGAGCCTTATTTGGAGCGTTTCCCCTTGCCTACGGCACGATCTTAAATGCACTCTATATTCCAATTTTTGGGATGATTTTTGGTTTGATTTTTCGAGCCGTTGCTTTTGAATTTCGAGAACATTCCACCAACAAGGTGTTTTGGAATCTAGCGTTTGGTGTGGGGAGCTTTACGGCAGCCCTGTTTCAGGGTTTTGCTTTAGGTAGTGTTTTGGAGGGAATTGCGGTCGATGAAGCTGGCCACTTTGTTGGAAGCATTTGGGACTGGCTCGATTGGCGATCGCTCTTGGTCGCTCTCACACTCATTCAAGGATATGTTTTGATTGGCTCGACGTACCTAATCCTCAAAACCGACGGAGAACTTCAAAACACGCACTACCGCACTGCAAAGCTAGCAGCCATCACTACCTTAATTGGTGCAGTCTTGATTACGATCGTCACGCCTGTGGTCTATGAAAACGCCAGAGCCAAGCTGTTTCATCAGCCAGAAGTATATATCTTTGCGCTGATTCCTGCATTGGGGATCGTGCTAGTTGGGCTATTGCTGAGGAGCTTGAATCGGAAAGCTGAAGTGACTCCGCTAATTTGGACGATCTTACTCTTTTTGCTTACTTTTGTAGGATTGGGATTGGTTGTGTTTCCCTACATCATTCCGCCTGATATCACTATCTATCAAGCAGCAGCGGCTCCCAGCGCACTTGTTTTCATGATTATCTTTATTGGCTTTCTGATTCCAATCATGCTGTTCTACAACATCTACAACTACATCGTGTTCCGAGGTAAGGTTTCTGGAGTCCACTACACAGAGTAA
- a CDS encoding heavy metal-responsive transcriptional regulator, with the protein MFQVGEVSRHLGLNPQTLYFYERIGLIPPVPRTQAGYRLYRQEDIERLAFITHAKSLGLTLDEIKDILALKDGRSLTCQAVYERLSRKVQSIQETIHKLQTLHDELIPLLEQCHTNLDHADPTHQCVVLERSPG; encoded by the coding sequence CTGTTTCAGGTTGGCGAAGTTTCGCGTCACTTAGGACTCAACCCCCAAACGCTATACTTTTATGAGCGGATTGGGCTAATTCCCCCTGTCCCACGAACTCAGGCAGGCTATCGGCTGTATCGCCAGGAAGATATAGAACGGCTTGCTTTTATTACCCATGCAAAATCGTTAGGCCTAACTTTGGACGAAATTAAGGACATCTTGGCACTCAAGGATGGGCGATCGCTGACTTGTCAGGCTGTCTACGAGCGGCTGAGCCGGAAAGTTCAATCGATTCAAGAAACCATTCACAAGCTCCAAACCCTACATGATGAGTTAATTCCTTTATTAGAGCAGTGCCACACCAATCTTGATCATGCTGATCCAACTCATCAGTGTGTGGTGCTGGAAAGGTCTCCAGGCTAA
- a CDS encoding MBL fold metallo-hydrolase translates to MLFRQLFDEATWTYTYLIADPDTKEAILVDPVAEQVERDLRILKELGLTLRYCLETHIHADHVTGTGKLRDATGCLGIVPANAQATCADRFIQDGEVLQMGSIQIEAIATLGHTDSHMAYLVNGTHLLTGDSLFIRGCGRTDFQSGNAGAMYDAITQRLFTLPDETLVYPGHDYKGETVSTIGEEKQWNPRFVGQTRESFVDLMANLNLPNPKKIMEAVPANQECGKVAIAAR, encoded by the coding sequence ATGCTATTTCGCCAACTTTTTGATGAAGCCACCTGGACTTATACCTACCTGATTGCTGACCCAGACACGAAGGAAGCCATCCTGGTCGATCCCGTGGCCGAACAAGTGGAGCGCGATCTGCGTATCTTGAAAGAATTGGGACTGACTCTGCGCTACTGTTTGGAAACTCACATCCATGCTGACCATGTTACGGGTACGGGCAAGCTGCGGGATGCTACAGGATGTTTGGGGATCGTTCCTGCAAATGCCCAAGCGACTTGTGCCGATCGCTTTATCCAGGATGGCGAAGTGCTGCAAATGGGTTCAATTCAGATTGAGGCGATCGCCACTCTGGGCCACACCGACAGCCACATGGCGTATCTGGTCAACGGGACGCATCTGTTGACGGGTGACTCCCTGTTCATTCGCGGCTGCGGACGTACCGACTTTCAAAGCGGCAATGCCGGGGCCATGTACGATGCCATCACCCAACGCCTGTTTACCTTGCCGGATGAAACGCTGGTATATCCAGGACATGACTATAAGGGCGAAACGGTCTCTACGATCGGCGAAGAGAAGCAGTGGAATCCTCGCTTTGTGGGGCAAACGCGGGAAAGCTTTGTTGACCTGATGGCAAACCTCAACCTGCCCAATCCCAAGAAGATTATGGAAGCGGTGCCCGCTAATCAGGAATGCGGCAAAGTGGCGATCGCGGCTCGATAG
- a CDS encoding thioredoxin family protein: protein METMKIEVLGTGCKKCQQLEANAREAIAALALEAEVLHITDPIEIAKRGVMSTPALAINSQVVSKGKVLTPTEIQHLLKA from the coding sequence ATGGAAACGATGAAGATTGAAGTTTTGGGAACCGGTTGTAAAAAGTGTCAGCAGCTAGAAGCCAACGCGAGAGAAGCGATCGCTGCCCTTGCTCTAGAGGCTGAGGTGTTGCACATCACTGATCCCATCGAAATCGCCAAGCGTGGTGTGATGTCTACGCCTGCTCTGGCGATTAACTCTCAGGTGGTCAGCAAAGGTAAGGTTTTGACACCGACTGAAATTCAGCATCTCCTCAAGGCTTAA